Proteins encoded by one window of Deinococcus sp. KSM4-11:
- a CDS encoding NUDIX domain-containing protein, whose translation MNRLILPPQATQVGLAVDVAAFAMHAGELRVLLVQRGALPHARDWALPGGFVHPGEELHEAALRELRTETTVQLEPRHLEQFYTFGEVNRDPRGRIVSVAHLAVLPHGTVHVTAGGHTLGAEWLSAHQPPTLAFDHHGILDKAIGRLQLRLEYGNLAMEFLPDTFTLPELQGVYEAVLNRKLDKRNFRKRLLSQGILTPSGERRTGVGRPAQLYRRAKHARLAAL comes from the coding sequence ATGAACCGGCTGATCCTTCCGCCTCAGGCCACCCAGGTCGGCCTCGCGGTGGACGTCGCCGCCTTCGCCATGCACGCCGGGGAGCTGCGCGTCCTGCTCGTCCAGCGCGGGGCCCTGCCGCACGCGCGCGACTGGGCCCTGCCCGGCGGCTTCGTGCACCCCGGCGAGGAACTGCACGAGGCCGCCCTGCGCGAACTGCGCACCGAGACCACCGTGCAGCTCGAACCCCGCCACCTGGAGCAGTTCTATACCTTCGGCGAGGTGAACCGCGATCCGCGCGGCCGGATCGTGAGCGTCGCGCACCTGGCGGTGCTGCCCCACGGCACGGTGCACGTCACGGCAGGCGGGCACACCCTGGGGGCCGAGTGGCTCAGCGCGCACCAGCCCCCGACCCTGGCCTTCGACCACCACGGCATTCTCGACAAGGCGATCGGGCGGCTGCAGCTGCGGCTCGAATACGGGAACCTGGCCATGGAATTCCTGCCGGACACCTTCACCCTGCCGGAACTCCAGGGCGTATATGAGGCCGTCCTGAACCGCAAGCTGGACAAGCGCAACTTCCGCAAGCGCCTGCTCTCGCAGGGCATCCTGACGCCCAGTGGCGAGCGGCGCACCGGGGTCGGCCGCCCCGCACAGCTGTACCGCCGCGCCAAGCACGCCCGGCTCGCCGCACTGTAA
- the infC gene encoding translation initiation factor IF-3, with the protein MMNIAKEHKVNEQIRVRQIRLIGAEGEQVGIIDTRDAMTMAREAGMDLVMVSPQAVPPVCRLLDYGRFRYEQQQNEKENRKRARAQEVKAIKFRVKIDDHDFKTKTGHVRRFLEEGHKVKVTIMFRGRERTHPELGERILTRVSETLADIGAPESMPSMMGMDMNMIMAPKAAPAPRKDRPESEGAELDAPVAVPAAPAAAAPEPTATV; encoded by the coding sequence GTGATGAACATAGCGAAAGAACACAAGGTCAACGAGCAGATCCGTGTCCGGCAGATCCGTCTGATCGGCGCGGAGGGCGAGCAGGTGGGCATTATCGACACGCGCGACGCCATGACGATGGCGCGTGAAGCGGGCATGGATCTGGTCATGGTCAGCCCGCAGGCCGTTCCCCCTGTGTGCCGCCTCCTCGACTATGGCCGGTTCCGCTACGAGCAGCAGCAGAACGAGAAGGAAAACCGCAAGCGGGCGCGCGCGCAGGAAGTCAAGGCCATCAAGTTCCGCGTGAAGATTGATGACCACGACTTCAAGACCAAGACCGGCCACGTGCGGCGCTTCCTGGAAGAGGGCCACAAGGTCAAGGTCACCATCATGTTCCGTGGCCGTGAGCGCACGCACCCGGAACTGGGCGAGCGCATCCTGACCCGCGTGTCTGAAACGCTCGCGGACATCGGCGCGCCCGAGAGCATGCCGAGCATGATGGGCATGGACATGAACATGATCATGGCCCCCAAGGCGGCCCCTGCGCCCCGCAAGGATCGCCCGGAGTCGGAAGGTGCCGAACTGGACGCGCCCGTGGCCGTGCCCGCCGCTCCGGCAGCCGCCGCGCCCGAACCGACCGCGACTGTCTGA
- a CDS encoding glutaredoxin domain-containing protein has translation MITMYTTTWCGDCQAAKRALTTKGIPYQEINIEQDEQAAEYVMSVNGGRRSVPTLVAGTVAHSLSGFRPQKLDAFLAEAGL, from the coding sequence ATGATCACGATGTACACCACCACCTGGTGCGGCGACTGCCAGGCCGCCAAGCGCGCCCTGACCACCAAGGGCATTCCCTACCAGGAAATCAACATCGAGCAGGACGAACAGGCCGCCGAGTACGTCATGAGCGTGAACGGCGGGCGGCGCAGCGTGCCCACGCTCGTCGCCGGAACCGTCGCGCACAGTCTGAGCGGCTTCCGGCCCCAGAAACTCGACGCCTTCCTGGCCGAAGCTGGTCTGTAA
- a CDS encoding DUF3197 domain-containing protein produces the protein MQIADPLGLPAAPQETLNAVMTRFEASELTGGKLILVTDRQGERSRAGYAALIVTGQGADASAVVTAAAFGPRFGLPGAQALSDLVRWAQTLDLPVRETVLNASDFTRVLAEPDAVEVGQLVASSNPSDPGIYTLRPIPVED, from the coding sequence ATGCAGATCGCCGACCCGCTGGGCTTACCCGCCGCACCACAGGAAACCCTGAACGCCGTCATGACCCGCTTTGAGGCGTCCGAGCTGACGGGTGGAAAGCTGATCCTGGTGACGGATCGCCAGGGAGAACGCAGCCGCGCGGGCTACGCCGCCCTGATCGTGACTGGCCAGGGTGCGGACGCTTCGGCCGTGGTCACTGCGGCCGCGTTCGGGCCGCGCTTCGGCTTGCCAGGCGCGCAGGCCCTCTCGGATCTGGTGCGCTGGGCGCAGACCCTGGACCTGCCGGTGCGCGAGACGGTGCTGAACGCGTCGGATTTCACGCGAGTTCTGGCCGAGCCCGACGCGGTGGAGGTGGGCCAGCTGGTCGCGTCGAGCAACCCCAGCGATCCGGGCATCTACACCCTGCGGCCCATACCGGTCGAGGACTGA
- a CDS encoding CoA-binding protein has translation MTITTSADLARILKESKVVAVLGFHPDAMKPAHFVPEYLQRQGYTILPVNPSLTRRGETYFGHKAVATLSEIAVPVDVVEIFRRSDKVRGHLDDILGMQPLPKVVWMQLGIRDDDVARELTARGIEVVQNRCMLTDHRALM, from the coding sequence TTGACCATCACGACCAGCGCCGATCTGGCCCGCATCCTCAAGGAGTCCAAGGTGGTCGCGGTGCTGGGCTTCCACCCCGATGCCATGAAACCGGCGCATTTCGTGCCGGAGTACCTGCAGCGTCAGGGCTACACCATCCTGCCCGTGAATCCCTCGCTGACCCGGCGCGGTGAGACCTACTTCGGGCACAAGGCAGTGGCGACCCTGTCGGAGATCGCGGTGCCGGTGGACGTCGTGGAGATCTTCCGCCGCAGTGACAAGGTGCGCGGGCACCTGGACGACATTCTGGGCATGCAGCCGCTGCCTAAGGTCGTGTGGATGCAACTGGGCATCCGGGACGACGACGTGGCACGGGAACTGACGGCGCGGGGCATCGAGGTCGTCCAGAACCGCTGCATGCTCACGGATCACCGCGCGCTGATGTGA
- the hemL gene encoding glutamate-1-semialdehyde 2,1-aminomutase — translation MTRDVLSPAPKPTTAQSEALFARAQAVTPGGVNSPVRAFRSVGGVPRFIREAHGAYLTDVDGTRYIDYIGSWGPMILGHDHPAVREAIGKALAGGTSFGAPSTREVELAELVTRLTGADKVRFTSSGTEATMSALRLARGFTGRKFIVKFRGNYHGHADGLLVEAGSGLMTNADGPLGAAAPSSAGVPEEYAALTLVTEYNDPAALDALLRVRGPEIAAVIFEPVVGNAGVLVPTPEFLAALHRVKASGALLIADEVMTGFRLSLNGATGLLGLRPDLTCWGKIIGGGLPVGAYGGRAEIMEFVSPLGPVYQAGTLSGNPLAMAAGLATLGALEADPDIYARLDGYTARLAAGLKDAAVAAGVPISVNQIGSMLTAFHLEAPHGSVGTYTQAAGSDTGGFAAWFQAILARGIYWAPSQFESIFVSSAHTDADLSATLDAAHAAYTTAARAAKGATP, via the coding sequence ATGACCCGCGACGTCCTGTCTCCTGCTCCGAAGCCGACCACCGCGCAGTCGGAGGCGCTGTTCGCACGGGCGCAGGCCGTCACTCCAGGCGGCGTGAACAGCCCGGTGCGGGCCTTCCGGTCGGTGGGCGGCGTGCCCCGCTTCATCCGGGAGGCGCATGGCGCGTATCTGACGGATGTGGACGGCACGCGGTACATCGATTACATCGGCTCGTGGGGCCCGATGATCCTGGGGCACGACCATCCGGCGGTGCGCGAGGCGATCGGCAAGGCGCTGGCGGGCGGCACCAGTTTCGGCGCCCCGTCCACGCGCGAGGTGGAGCTGGCCGAACTGGTCACCCGCCTGACCGGCGCGGACAAGGTGAGGTTCACCAGCAGCGGCACCGAGGCGACCATGAGCGCCCTGCGGCTCGCGCGGGGCTTCACCGGGCGCAAGTTCATCGTGAAGTTCCGTGGCAATTACCACGGGCATGCGGACGGCCTGCTGGTCGAGGCGGGCAGCGGTCTGATGACGAACGCGGACGGCCCGCTGGGCGCGGCGGCCCCCAGCAGCGCGGGCGTGCCCGAGGAGTACGCGGCCCTGACGCTGGTTACCGAGTACAACGACCCGGCGGCGCTCGATGCCCTGCTGCGGGTTCGCGGGCCGGAGATCGCGGCCGTGATCTTCGAGCCGGTGGTGGGCAACGCCGGGGTGCTGGTGCCCACGCCAGAGTTCCTGGCGGCCCTGCACCGCGTGAAGGCTTCGGGAGCGCTGCTGATTGCCGATGAGGTCATGACCGGCTTCCGCCTGTCGCTGAACGGCGCGACCGGGCTGCTCGGCCTGCGGCCCGACCTGACCTGCTGGGGCAAGATCATCGGCGGGGGGCTGCCCGTGGGCGCGTACGGCGGCCGGGCGGAGATCATGGAATTCGTGTCGCCGCTGGGCCCGGTGTACCAGGCGGGCACCCTGAGCGGCAATCCGCTGGCGATGGCGGCGGGCCTCGCGACCCTCGGCGCCCTGGAGGCCGATCCGGACATCTACGCGCGCCTCGACGGGTACACCGCGCGGCTCGCCGCTGGCCTGAAGGACGCGGCGGTCGCGGCGGGCGTGCCCATCTCGGTGAACCAGATCGGGTCGATGCTCACGGCCTTCCACCTGGAGGCCCCGCACGGTTCCGTGGGCACCTACACGCAGGCGGCGGGCAGCGACACGGGCGGGTTCGCGGCGTGGTTCCAGGCCATACTCGCGCGCGGCATCTACTGGGCGCCGTCGCAGTTCGAGAGTATCTTCGTCAGCAGCGCCCACACGGACGCAGACCTGTCGGCCACGCTGGACGCCGCCCATGCGGCCTACACCACCGCCGCCCGCGCGGCCAAAGGAGCGACTCCTTGA
- a CDS encoding thiamine diphosphokinase, whose protein sequence is MTAWILVGGRLVLTPALLALPRPEVVVAADGGARHAKRLGVRVDAWVGDFDSSDGVQVDAPREVHPTAKDETDAGLAVRVALERGARELVFIGAFGGRFDHTAALLLGGVRLARDRHVSVILTSGDEWAWPLLPGAALSLNVPVGVTLSVLACSEVRGLTLTGVRWPLSAADIPLGSGWTLSNEAQGGPVVASLHGGYALLTALYGEFPVP, encoded by the coding sequence ATGACCGCGTGGATTCTGGTGGGTGGCCGGCTGGTGCTCACGCCGGCGCTGCTGGCCCTGCCGCGCCCAGAGGTCGTGGTGGCAGCCGACGGCGGAGCGCGGCACGCGAAGCGGCTGGGCGTGCGCGTGGACGCGTGGGTCGGAGATTTCGATTCCTCGGACGGCGTGCAGGTGGACGCGCCGCGCGAGGTGCACCCGACCGCGAAGGACGAGACGGACGCGGGACTGGCCGTGCGGGTGGCGCTGGAACGGGGTGCCCGCGAGCTGGTCTTCATCGGGGCGTTCGGGGGCCGCTTCGACCACACGGCGGCGCTGCTGCTGGGGGGTGTGCGGCTGGCGCGCGACCGGCACGTGAGCGTGATCCTGACGAGCGGGGACGAGTGGGCGTGGCCGCTGCTGCCCGGCGCCGCCCTGAGCCTGAATGTCCCGGTAGGCGTGACCCTCAGCGTGCTCGCGTGCTCGGAGGTGCGGGGCCTGACGCTGACGGGCGTACGCTGGCCGCTGTCGGCGGCGGATATTCCGCTGGGGAGCGGCTGGACGCTCAGCAACGAGGCGCAGGGCGGGCCGGTGGTCGCCTCGCTGCACGGAGGCTACGCGCTGCTGACCGCACTGTACGGCGAGTTTCCCGTTCCCTGA
- a CDS encoding ABC transporter ATP-binding protein, translating to MKALALFDLSKSFGPVRAVQDVSLEIAAGETLTLLGPSGCGKSTVLRCVAGLERPDTGRVVVAGREVTALPPEARHVGLVFQDYALFPHLNVLGNVAYGPRMRGQSRAQAEARAREALALVGLETLEARRVTQLSGGQQQRVALARALATDAGLLLLDEPLSNLDEQLREELRADLRALFARVGAGVLLVTHDQREALALSDRVAVMRAGRVVQQGAARQVFERPNSAWVAAFLGWENILPGGPGRARLVPEDAARLGSGEAWPVRVQQRTEAGLTVTVAHPLGSLTLHLSAREAAALDGDVLRLEVDSSRVLDVPDDRDTAGTWVPHLSAGAS from the coding sequence GTGAAGGCGCTGGCCCTGTTCGACCTGAGCAAATCCTTCGGCCCGGTACGCGCCGTGCAGGACGTCTCGCTGGAGATCGCAGCCGGTGAGACCCTGACGCTGCTGGGGCCGTCCGGTTGCGGCAAAAGTACCGTGCTGCGCTGCGTGGCGGGCCTGGAACGTCCGGACACGGGGCGGGTGGTCGTCGCGGGTCGGGAGGTGACGGCCCTGCCGCCGGAGGCCCGGCACGTGGGCCTGGTGTTTCAGGATTACGCGCTGTTCCCGCACCTGAATGTGCTGGGGAACGTGGCCTACGGCCCCCGCATGCGGGGCCAGTCCCGCGCCCAGGCCGAGGCACGGGCCAGGGAAGCACTGGCGCTGGTTGGCCTGGAAACCCTGGAAGCGCGCCGCGTGACGCAGTTGTCGGGCGGACAGCAGCAGCGGGTGGCGCTGGCCCGCGCGCTGGCCACGGACGCGGGCCTGCTGCTGCTGGACGAGCCGCTCTCGAATCTGGACGAGCAGCTCCGGGAGGAGTTGCGGGCCGACCTGCGTGCCCTGTTCGCACGGGTGGGAGCGGGCGTGCTGCTGGTCACGCACGACCAGCGGGAGGCGCTGGCCCTGAGCGACCGGGTAGCGGTCATGCGCGCGGGAAGGGTGGTGCAGCAGGGCGCCGCGCGCCAGGTGTTCGAGCGGCCGAACAGCGCGTGGGTGGCAGCGTTCCTGGGATGGGAGAACATCCTGCCGGGCGGGCCGGGCCGGGCGCGGTTGGTGCCGGAGGACGCCGCCCGGCTGGGCAGTGGCGAGGCGTGGCCGGTGCGTGTCCAGCAGCGCACTGAGGCGGGTCTGACGGTGACGGTGGCGCATCCGCTCGGTTCGCTGACCCTCCACCTGAGCGCGCGTGAGGCGGCCGCGCTGGACGGCGATGTCCTGCGCCTTGAGGTGGATTCCTCCAGAGTGTTGGACGTGCCCGACGACCGGGACACGGCGGGCACGTGGGTGCCTCATCTGAGCGCCGGCGCGTCGTGA
- a CDS encoding iron ABC transporter permease, with protein MTSKPTAFLLTIPALLFIAAFLAVPLIRTLLEGGVNLNVWRDPYFLGRLGWTLAQAAGSAVIALLLGAPLAYLLSQYDVPGKALFLRLLLLPFVTPVLVAVLGLSALLGPHGWVTRWTGVDLGDSPALLILGNLFFNLPLMIRLAYGGFSRVPPSMIGAARSLGAPAWRAALTVAVPLALPGLAAGTVLVFLYSALSFGLPLALGGETYATLEVEIYQSAFALRLSEASALILGQLALTLVATWAYVSLQRGGTGVPPSNLPGARGGALVGVLLLGGVVALICFAPLVAVLLRGLLGTSGPTLTYWRGVLTDGDSALLVWNTVRFAVLAGAGALVLGSLFALGAWQARSRVLDVVSLLPLMVSPVSLAVGYLLAYPTLAATLPMLLAAYVLLALPLVVRSLLPALRALPPRVLEAARTLGADPWTVHRTVTFPLTLPALRGGAALALSTVLGEFGATLVLTRPEWATLSTGLYERLGRPGERNLGEACALATGLLLLSALVFTVLDGGRGEVA; from the coding sequence GTGACCAGCAAACCGACAGCCTTTCTCCTCACCATCCCTGCCCTGCTGTTCATCGCGGCCTTCCTGGCCGTGCCCCTGATCCGCACCCTGCTCGAAGGCGGCGTGAACCTGAACGTCTGGCGCGATCCGTACTTCCTGGGCCGCCTGGGCTGGACGCTGGCGCAGGCGGCGGGCTCGGCTGTGATCGCGCTGCTGCTGGGGGCACCACTGGCCTACCTGTTGTCGCAGTACGACGTGCCCGGCAAGGCGCTGTTCCTGCGGCTGCTACTGCTGCCGTTCGTGACGCCGGTGCTGGTGGCGGTGCTGGGCCTGTCGGCGCTGCTCGGCCCGCACGGCTGGGTGACGCGCTGGACGGGTGTTGACCTCGGCGACTCGCCAGCGCTGCTGATCCTGGGCAATCTGTTCTTCAACCTCCCGCTGATGATCCGCCTAGCGTATGGCGGCTTCTCGCGCGTGCCGCCGTCCATGATCGGTGCGGCGCGGTCGCTTGGTGCTCCGGCGTGGCGGGCAGCGCTGACCGTGGCGGTGCCGCTGGCCTTGCCGGGGCTGGCAGCCGGAACGGTGTTGGTGTTCCTGTATTCGGCGCTGAGTTTCGGGCTGCCCCTGGCCCTGGGCGGCGAGACGTACGCGACGCTGGAGGTGGAGATCTACCAGTCGGCGTTCGCGCTGCGGCTGTCGGAGGCGAGCGCATTGATCCTGGGGCAGCTGGCGCTGACGCTGGTGGCGACGTGGGCGTACGTGTCGCTTCAGCGGGGCGGAACCGGCGTGCCACCCTCGAACCTGCCGGGAGCGCGGGGCGGGGCGCTGGTAGGAGTGCTGCTGCTCGGCGGGGTGGTGGCGTTGATCTGCTTCGCGCCGCTCGTGGCCGTGCTCCTGCGGGGGCTGCTGGGTACGTCCGGGCCAACACTGACATACTGGCGGGGCGTGCTGACGGATGGGGACTCTGCCCTGCTGGTGTGGAATACCGTGCGCTTCGCCGTTCTGGCCGGGGCCGGGGCGCTCGTGCTGGGATCGCTGTTCGCGCTGGGCGCCTGGCAGGCCCGTTCGCGGGTGCTGGACGTGGTGTCGCTGCTGCCGCTGATGGTGTCGCCGGTCAGTCTGGCCGTGGGCTACCTGCTCGCGTACCCGACGCTGGCGGCCACCCTGCCCATGCTGCTGGCGGCCTACGTGCTGCTGGCCCTGCCCCTGGTCGTACGCTCGCTGCTCCCGGCGCTGCGGGCCCTGCCGCCCCGCGTGCTGGAGGCGGCCCGCACGTTGGGCGCAGATCCCTGGACGGTGCACCGCACGGTCACGTTCCCGCTGACGCTGCCCGCCCTGCGTGGGGGCGCGGCCCTGGCCCTCTCGACGGTGCTGGGCGAATTCGGCGCGACGCTGGTGCTCACCCGTCCGGAGTGGGCGACCCTGAGTACTGGCCTGTACGAGCGCCTGGGCCGTCCCGGCGAGCGGAACCTGGGCGAGGCCTGCGCGCTGGCCACTGGCCTGCTGCTCCTGTCTGCCCTGGTCTTCACGGTGTTGGATGGCGGACGGGGGGAGGTGGCGTGA
- a CDS encoding thiamine ABC transporter substrate-binding protein — MRSTAVCLTLLLSAAAHAQTATLTVATHDSFEVDKNLIAAFEQANAVKVRFVKGGDAGDLLNRLILTRRAPVADVVYGLDNSLLARAKAADLLSPYVSPNLKNVPAARRLDGAGFLNTVDYGYVALNYDRAYFQKAGLALPKTLDDLNTPTYARLTVVESPATSSTGLAFLLATVNHYGEQRAWTWWKQARLNGMKVARGWSDAYYKDFTRGGGKYPIVLSYASSPAAEVFYADGYDPKKLPEQAPTGNLLLPGSTWLQLEGVGILKGTKQAALARKFVDFMLSAPVQSDFPTRMWVYPAVGGVALDPVYRFAQVPDLQPMKDVIPTNPQRLVDAWVTNVLRAR, encoded by the coding sequence ATGCGTAGCACCGCTGTATGCCTGACCCTGCTGCTGTCCGCAGCCGCCCACGCCCAGACCGCCACCCTGACCGTGGCCACCCACGATTCCTTCGAGGTGGACAAGAACCTCATCGCCGCGTTCGAACAGGCCAACGCGGTGAAGGTGCGCTTCGTGAAGGGCGGCGACGCCGGTGATCTGCTCAACCGTCTGATCCTCACGCGCCGCGCTCCCGTTGCCGACGTCGTGTACGGTCTGGACAACAGCCTGCTGGCCCGCGCGAAAGCGGCCGACCTGCTCTCGCCCTACGTCTCTCCCAACCTGAAGAACGTCCCCGCCGCCCGCCGCCTGGACGGGGCCGGGTTCCTGAACACCGTCGATTACGGCTATGTAGCCCTGAACTACGACCGCGCGTACTTCCAGAAGGCGGGCCTGGCCCTCCCGAAAACGCTGGACGACCTGAACACGCCCACCTACGCCAGACTGACGGTCGTGGAAAGCCCCGCCACCAGCTCGACCGGCCTGGCCTTCCTGCTCGCCACCGTGAACCACTACGGTGAACAAAGGGCGTGGACGTGGTGGAAACAGGCCCGCCTGAACGGCATGAAGGTCGCCCGCGGCTGGAGCGACGCGTACTACAAGGACTTCACGCGCGGCGGCGGCAAATATCCGATTGTCCTGTCGTACGCCAGCAGTCCGGCCGCCGAGGTGTTCTACGCCGACGGCTACGATCCCAAGAAGTTGCCCGAGCAGGCTCCCACCGGGAATCTCCTGCTGCCCGGCTCGACGTGGCTGCAACTTGAAGGTGTCGGCATCCTGAAGGGCACGAAACAAGCCGCGCTGGCGCGCAAATTTGTGGACTTCATGCTCAGCGCCCCCGTGCAGTCTGATTTCCCCACCCGCATGTGGGTGTATCCGGCCGTGGGCGGCGTGGCCCTCGATCCGGTGTACCGCTTCGCCCAGGTGCCCGACCTCCAGCCCATGAAGGACGTCATCCCCACCAATCCGCAGCGGCTCGTGGACGCCTGGGTAACGAACGTCCTGCGGGCGAGGTAA